A section of the Glandiceps talaboti chromosome 8, keGlaTala1.1, whole genome shotgun sequence genome encodes:
- the LOC144438716 gene encoding monocarboxylate transporter 13-like, which produces MIASTAVLLVRMKTYFNEGAGRISLIASIGLFVFHCSAPIAVFLSTKYGARCIAMIGGILCAVGLFLSGFVNNFTVLCLTMAVLTNFGLSLSFTSTIALLGQYFHKRHGLANGLAVAGYGIGVMGLPPLTQLLIYKYGWQGACIVLSGLIAHLCVAATLLRPLNTATKDNQMSKQGNNQCVRMCKRICMLFGFHLLWVQPRVIGFLVCVLFMSASNGTFLTFLLQRTGDAGIDPTDGALLMTVIGASSCLTRLTHGWFIDLRLVPPICILAGSLSVWGILNSTFPLIYDYTVMVIYCVLFGITSAVYNSLPYVVLKEFVQMKFYPSIVGLYLFSFGIGNFIAIPISGALYDLYGTANVTFYVIAICGFISSLSLFITYCIQRKCGNSNNVKEFQTQGESEDNELRML; this is translated from the exons CACCGATAGCAGTGTTtctaagtacaaaatatggTGCAAGATGTATAGCTATGATTGGTGGTATTCTGTGTGCTGTTGGACTATTTCTTAGTGGATTTGTTAACAACTTCACTGTCTTGTGTCTAACGATGGCAGTTTTGACAA ATTTTGGTTTATCGCTGTCTTTCACTTCGACAATTGCTTTGCTAGGCCAATATTTCCACAAACGACATGGATTGGCCAATGGACTAGCAGTGGCTGGCTATGGTATAGGTGTCATGGGTTTACCACCATTAACTCAGTTACTTATCTACAAGTACGGATGGCAGGGAGCTTGTATCGTTTTATCAGGTCTTATTGCTCATCTCTGCGTTGCAGCAACTTTACTCCGTCCACTAAACACAGCTACAAAAGATAACCAAATGTCTAAACAAGGAAACAATCAGTGTGTACGCATGTGCAAACGTATTTGCATGTTGTTTGGATTTCATCTGTTATGGGTTCAGCCACGCGTCATCGGATTTTTAGTATGTGTTCTTTTCATGTCTGCATCAAACGGGACTTTCCTTACATTTCTACTACAACGGACAGGAGACGCCGGAATTGACCCAACCGATGGAGCTTTACTTATGACAGTCATTGGAGCAAGTTCATGTCTAACGAGGCTAACACATGGCTGGTTTATCGATCTTAGACTTGTACCACCTATATGCATTTTGGCTGGCAGCCTTTCTGTCTGGGGAATACTAAACAGTACCTTTCCACTAATCTACGATTATACTGTCATGGTAATCTATTGTGTTTTATTTGGCATAACAAGTGCAGTATACAATTCATTGCCCTATGTTGTCCTGAAGGAGTTTGTGCAGATGAAGTTTTACCCAAGCATTGTTGGCTTGTATCTATTTTCGTTTGGTATTGGTAACTTTATTGCTATTCCGATATCAG GTGCATTGTATGATCTGTATGGGACGGCCAATGTAACGTTTTACGTCATAGCGATATGTGGATTTATTTCCTCATTATCGTTATTTATAACATACTGTATTCAAAGGAAGTGTGGAAATTCAAACAACGTTAAGGAGTTTCAAACACAGGGTGAAAGTGAAGATAATGAACTGAGAATGCTATGA